In a single window of the Rhopalosiphum padi isolate XX-2018 chromosome 1, ASM2088224v1, whole genome shotgun sequence genome:
- the LOC132917933 gene encoding YEATS domain-containing protein 4 gives MATNDLTRVKGTSIVKPIIYGNTAKYFGQKRHEDGHTHKWCVYVRPYVNEDIGTWVKKVHFKLHDSYESPTRVVQKPPFEVSETGWGEFELVIKIFFQDTSERPVTLYHVLKLYSNGQDSELSEKPVLSEFYEEIIFQDPSTYMKYVLNDTLSKNPPIDEQNLHYERIKKTTVEKMIKSRKRVQEHTVMYKERLKKLRETINKFKDEICALQSQCSSSTLR, from the exons atggcgaCTAATGATTTGACTAGAGTAAAG GGAACTTCTATCGTTAAACCAATTATATATGGAAATACTGCTAAATATTTTGGTCAAAAACGACACGAAGATGGTCATACTCACAAATGGTGTGTTTATGTAAGGCCTTATGTTAATGAAGACATTGGTACCTGGGTCAAAAAagttcattttaaattacatgacAGCTATGAAAGTCCAACTCGAGTGGTGCAAAAACCTCCGTTTGAGGTGTCTGAAACAGGCTGGGGCGAATTTGAATTAGTTATCAAGATATTTTTTCAAGATACAAGTGAAAGACca gttaCACTTTATCATGTACTTAAGTTGTACAGCAATGGACAAGACTCTGAACTAAGTGAAAAACCAGTTTTGTCAGAATTTTATgaggaaattatttttcaagatcCATCAACTTAcatgaaatatgtattaaatgatACTTTGAGTAAAAATCCTCCTATTGATGAACAAAATCTACATT ATGAACGTATAAAGAAGACTACAgttgaaaaaatgataaaatctagAAAAAGAGTACAAGAACACACAGTTATGTACAAAGAACGTTTAAAAAAGTTAAGAGaaactataaacaaatttaaagatGAAATTTGTGCATTGCAATCACAATGTAGTTCATCAACATtgcgataa
- the LOC132930103 gene encoding testicular acid phosphatase homolog has product MALNFKKVVLIVGLSIIVVTVVSSVLYVFAVRWERQTNDRRIEPERLSNPTLKYVAVLFRHGNRAPMFKYNTDPHKNAFPEGKYELTKKGKQNMYKKGQIFRRLYNGFLSDLYLDSEILIKTTNKSRTFMTAAMVLAGMYPPKDYQKWSDSETVWQPIPIYYNSPDHGTLFDERGKCPAFDSMANKLYIQLNNHSTDTNITTLMSYLSENCGQPINFKNLIKLYDLFICQASEGLPLPEWIKPYHIEEIKSIIMNKKTTELYYENRRFQKIIIGPLLNEIGLNMESHLNNNDTRKMHLYSGHDHSVAMAMSFLGNTIELPNFGASLHFHLYHSEMDNEHTIKVYFYDRWDNENGKEVLIPICGDPCKFKDFKNILDNNLSGEWAEDCQQLES; this is encoded by the exons ATGGCactaaatttcaaaaaagtagtctTGATCGTTGGTTTGTCTATTATTGTTGTCACTGTTGTTAGTAGTGTTCTATATGTGTTTGCTGTACGATGGGAACGACAAACCAACGATAGACGTATTGAACCAGAACGACTTTCAAATCCTACACTAAAATATGTCGCtgta CTATTTCGTCACGGAAATAGAGCGCCAATGTTCAAATACAATACAGATCCACACAAAAATGCTTTTCCTGAAGGAAAATATGAATTAACTAAA AAAGGAAagcaaaatatgtacaaaaaaggACAAATATTTCGACGCTTATACAATGGTTTCTTAAGTGACTTATACTTGGACAGTGAGATTTTAATCAAAACTACTAACAAAAGTAGAACGTTCATGACAGCAGCAATGGTTTTAGCTGGAATGTATCCGCCAAAAGATTATCAAAAATGGTCAGACTCAGAAACTGTTTGGCAGCCTATTCCTATTTACTACAATTCGCCAGACCACGGAaca TTGTTCGATGAGAGGGGAAAATGTCCAGCTTTTGATTCTATGGCCAACAAgttatatattcaattaaacaACCATAGTACCGACACaaatataacaacattaatGTCGTATTTGTCTGAAAACTGCGGACAACCGATAAActttaagaatttaataaagCTATACGACCTATTTATATGTCAGGCAt CTGAGGGTTTACCATTACCTGAATGGATTAAGCCTTACCACATTGAAGAAATaaagtcaattattatgaataaaaaaacaacagaaTTGTATTATGAAAATCGTAGATTTCAGAAAATCATTATAG gACCTCTGCTAAATGAAATCGGTTTAAATATGGAATCGcatttaaataacaatgataCAAGAAAAATGCATCTTTATTCGGGACACGATCATAGTGTAGCAATGGCAATGAGCTTTCTAGGCAATACTATTGAATTGCCCAATTTTGGTGCTTCGTTACATTTTCATTTGTATCACAGCGAAATGGATAATGAACACACTATcaaa gTGTACTTTTACGATCGTTGGGACAATGAAAACGGAAAAGAAGTCTTAATACCTATTTGCGGTGATCCATGCAAATTTAaggactttaaaaatattttagacaatAATTTATCTGGAGAATGGGCGGAAGATTGCCAACAATTAGAaagctaa
- the LOC132930094 gene encoding transmembrane protein 80-like encodes MEAPLMFEVLMYLNSYYFGMFSMFEFSLICAKSIDDAQKKTVSLNELGTNMTVFVFLCLIEVFRTFLSRRDNAADKAICVVLSLILTVPSAIGVLYFLLWQQRTFRLENILGCIQLMLQATQVFFGIVSLLTFKSSDSTT; translated from the coding sequence ATGGAAGCACCTCTGATGTTTGAAGTGTTAATGTACCTTAATTCCTATTACTTTGGCATGTTTTCTATGTTCGAGTTCTCACTTATATGTGCCAAATCAATTGATGATGCTCAAAAAAAGACAGTTTCTCTAAATGAACTCGGGACTAATATGACAGTATTTGTGTTTCTCTGTCTCATTGAAGTGTTTCGTACGTTCTTATCACGCCGGGACAATGCGGCCGACAAAGCAATTTGTGTCGTCCTTTCACTCATTCTGACTGTACCATCAGCAATAGGAGTACTGTATTTTTTGTTGTGGCAACAAAGAACTTTTCGGCTGGAAAATATTCTAGGATGCATACAACTTATGCTTCAAGCAACTCAAGTTTTCTTTGGCATTGTATCACTACTGACATTCAAAAGCAGTGATTCAACAACatga
- the LOC132930080 gene encoding adenosine 3'-phospho 5'-phosphosulfate transporter 1: MAFLSCIKLWFSILVSIITIIILQNLLPVLSNLNQNVSSLSTFINNSLGYCLILIPGYWLYKFAKKQDLGDNQLTSRLLKTLFGDKHDLEPEQPLSPSYNGPANFRKDIITFVYCFGGLQVSYLIWGVIQEKMMSENYGTNEASKFHDSQMLVFLNRGLSTVLSGIFLFMNEGIRSKKSPPLYKYSYCTVSNIISSWCQYESLKYVSFPTQVLAKTCKIIPVMLMGKLMSGKKYQYYEYVTAVGIWIGMAIFQFFTENKHSDITTCAAGVILLVGYLATDSFTSTWQGKMFTQYQVTSMQMVFANSLLSSLLTTIPLYQVGSFKKTYEFIKEYPAFLTDCIVLSVSSACGQLFIYKTISKFGPIVLTIIMTIRQGLSIVISCIRYHHPVGIMAALGIVFVFISVFVRCYCHFRIKSKKVPNHTTFKV; the protein is encoded by the exons ATGGCATTTCTTTCGTGTATAAAATTATG gtTTTCCATTTTGGTatctattattacaataatcattttacaaaatttattacCAGTTTTATCAAATTTGAATCAAAATGTTTCTTCATTgagtacatttattaataatagtctTGGATATTGCTTAATATTAATCCCTGGATATTGGCTTTACAAATTTGCAAAAAAACAAGATTTGGGAG ATAACCAGTTAACAAGTAGattgttaaaaacattatttgggGATAAGCATGATTTAGAACCAGAACAACCTTTATCGCCAAGTTACAATGGACCAGCTAATTTTAGAAAAGATATAATAACCTTTGTATACTGTTTTGGAGGCTTGCAAGTATCTTATTTAATTTGGGGTGTTATTCAAGAAAAAATGATGTCTGAG aACTATGGTACGAATGAAGCTTCAAAGTTCCACGATTCCCAAATGTTGGTATTTTTGAATAGAGGTTTATCTACAGTTTTAtctggtatatttttatttatgaatgagGGAATACGATCTAAAAAATCACCACCGTTATATAAGTACAGTTATTGTActgtatcaaatattataagttcTTGGTGTCAATATGAGTCTCTCAAATATGTCAGTTTTCCTACTCAG gtaTTAGCAAAAACTTGTAAAATTATCCCAGTTATGTTAATGGGAAAATTAATGTCTGGTAAAAAGTACCAATACTACGAGTATGTCACGGCAGTAGGAATTTGGATTGGTATGgctatatttcaatttttcacaGAAAATAAACATTCTG ACATTACAACTTGTGCAGCCGGAGTTATCTTGCTTGTTGGATACTTAGCAACAGACAGTTTCACATCAACGTGGCAAGGGAAAATGTTCACACAATACCAGGTTACTTCTATGCAAATGGTTTTCGCTAATTCATTACTATCGTCACTTCTTACAACTATACCACTGTATCAAGTGGGTTCattcaaaaaaacatatgaatttattaaagaG tatccaGCGTTTTTAACTGATTGTATAGTTTTGTCTGTAAGCTCGGCATGTGGGCaactattcatttataaaactatttctaaATTTGGACCAATCGTGTTGACTATTATAATGACCATAAGACAA ggTCTATCAATAGTAATTTCCTGCATAAGATATCATCACCCTGTTGGTATAATGGCTGCACTTggaattgtttttgttttcatttcagTATTTGTACGTTGCTATTGTCATTTccgtattaaatcaaaaaaagttCCTAATCATACAACATTCAAAGTATAA
- the LOC132918436 gene encoding LOW QUALITY PROTEIN: uncharacterized protein LOC132918436 (The sequence of the model RefSeq protein was modified relative to this genomic sequence to represent the inferred CDS: deleted 1 base in 1 codon): MNNCGTRIPLTSNNDNIVTGNTYNLNPIGSDGDNKVKLNNSQLLSVDGWENYQKELIQLCFEFWEVNETQVKVNNSLQSDSTNELQTSLFSDNYHRNIFEFESKPTTDNVITISDKVQNKVCVEINDDSLKSKHENNPDNQGFYKAINNNIDGKTNENSLKAVDNRVNKRVKKKLKTFSFYKNTSQQVKPSKKIQPLTFDSYTSCTLEDLWKYKKWLDSVDKVKNHSPDIDVNDDNIKENNYSNKVYCDKTNNCNTYLLDFEVKEMEQKVQKLIKSLNEKDKLFSSTGINEQSTKFGSSNKFKYFLKNAFRGTQDELDTQILDNYTKFINHKLHTWQSLLNCLEDIRQRNSSKINTCNPLEDTIKYRFSEINFHDFKMTDDYDDNNCKFVEISDNFSEMVKLKKNKFFKLLNKTKNTIDMRTLVKRTTEQNSTDYIRVNNYQCISNQVIDSKMPKMDTEILDVGKNRKTSGQIRKSLSDTNLLVITSNYNNKSKQIGKKATGIIGKKLICIETSTSNEEYNRRWDDVTKELWEERQETFQTAVARLEYVGSTFKEQCRLDGLKTLCKVDVLAGFGYSAEAVDLFVSTLPLSKNPDLMIRKAEAVYDWKFFCHLSLWRYSYKD, translated from the exons aTGAATAACTGTGGTACAAGAATACCTTTAACATCAAATAATGACAATATCGTAACtggtaatacatataatttaaatccaaTTGGTTCAGATGGagataataaagttaaattaaacaattcacAACTCTTGTCTGTAGATGGTTGGGAGAATTATCAAAAAGAACTTATACAgttatgttttgaattttggGAAGTAAATGAAACACAAGTTAAAGTAAACAATAGTTTACAGTCTGATTCAACAAATGAGCTACAAACATCGTTATTTTCCGATAATTATCATAGAAATATCTTTGAATTTGAATCAAAACCTACTACCgataatgttattactatttCAGATAAAGTTCAAAACAAAGTATGCGTCGAGATTAATGATGATTCTTTAAAAAGTAAACATGAAAACAACCCAGATAATCAAGGATTTTATAAAGCTATCAATAACAATATAGATGggaaaacaaatgaaaatagtttaaaagcTGTTGATAATAGAGTAaataaaagagtaaaaaaaaaattgaaaacattttctttttataaaaatacgagCCAACAAGTCAaaccatctaaaaaaatacagCCATTAACTTTTGATAGTTATACATCATGCACTTTGGAAGACTtatggaaatataaaaaatggttGGACTCCGTtgataaagttaaaaatcataGTCCAGATATTGATGTTAATGATGACAATATCAAAGAAAATAACTATTCTAATAAAGTATACTGTGATAAAACGAACAATtgcaatacctatttattagatTTCGAAGTAAAAGAAATGgaacaaaaagttcaaaaacttattaaatcattaaacgaGAAGGATAAATTGTTCTCAAGTACAGGAATAAATGAGCAATCGACTAAATTTGGAtcgtcaaataaatttaaatattttttaaaaaatgctttTCGAGGAACTCAGGATGAATTAGATACACAAATTTTAGATAACTACACAAAATTTATCAATCATAAATTGCATACATGGCAAagtttattgaattgtttagaAGATATTAGACAAAGAAATTcttctaaaataaatacttgtaaTCCTTTGGAAGATACAATTAAGTATAGGTTTTCTGAAATAAATTTTCACGATTTTAAAATGACGGATGACTACGATGACAATAATTGCAAATTTGTCGAGATCAGCGATAATTTTAGTGAAATggtaaagcta aaaaaaaacaaattcttcAAATTgctcaataaaacaaaaaatactataGATATGCGTACATTAGTTAAACGGACTACAGAACAAAATAGTACCGATTACATCCGAGTAAATAATTACCAATGTATATCGAACCAAGTCATCGACAGTAAAATGCCTAAAATGGACACTGAGATTTTAGACGTGGGTAAAAATCGGAAAACTTCGGGTCAGATTAGGAAAAGCTTATCAGATACTAATCTGCTAGTCATAACAtcaaattacaacaataaatcaaaacaaattgGAAAAAAAGCCACCGGAATCATCGGAAAAAAACTAATCTGCATAGAAACTTCAACATCAAACGAAGAATACAATCGTCGTTGGGATGATGTGACTAAAGAATTGTGGGAAGAACGGCAGGAGACCTTCCAGACAGCTGTGGCTCGTTTAGAGTACGTAGGAAGCACATTTAAGGAACAATGTCGATTAGATGGACTGAAAACCTTATGCAAAGTAGATGTATTGGCGGGCTTTGGGTATTCAGCCGAAGCTGTCGATCTTTTTGTGTCCACTCTGCCATTAAGTAAGAATCCTGATCTAATGATTCGAAAAGCCGAAGCAGTGTACGATTGGAAGTTTTTCTGTCATCTTTCTTTGTGGCGTTATTCTTATAaggattga